The region GATGGTGGAGAGTGCGCGAGGAGATGGGGCAGATGTAATCTGATCTGGGTGACGGCTAGGGTTGTCAACGCCTCCAATATATATTCGGTCGTGGAGGGGGACGTGGGTTGGACACACGTCCCGGTCATCAACAACACACGATCCGACATCTCAGATTCATGGGCGCCCGTTAATGACTCGTAATTAATTAACCATTCCTGACCGGAAAAAAATAAACACACACACGGCATAGGTCTAAGTTCGGCTTGATCACAACACGTGCGTGGGGACGAGGCGTGGCGGAGGATGGAAGTGTGCACGAGAATCACTCCTCTTCTCAAGCTTCAATAACTTGTGGAACAGAAACACTTATAAAGAGGTCTCAACTCTCCTCCATCGATGAGGATTTTTTTTGAGCGGTTCCTCCACTTGTGAGGTGAGACTACCCAATGGCCGATTCTCTCATAATCTTGAGAATCAGACTTTCCCCAAGCTTCTCCTAGAATCTTGAACCAATAATTTTTTGACAATCCTAGCTAGTTAGGGTGTAAAAAACTATGATTGTTAAAAAAATACAGGTTTAAGATTTTGAGAGAAGCTGGCTGGAGGTTCGATTCTCAAGATTCTGGAAGAATCGGCCAAAAGAACCGGGCCAACTCATCTATATTTCGACAACATACACAACATGAAGCATGATTACTAGTTAATTCATCTCGTAAAAATCACAACAATAAGAAGCATGTCGATAGAAGTATCAtgcatttcctttgcttttttttaGGGAAGACCTTTTGGTTAGCTTTATTAGAATCAAATAATACTTATATCATCCGCTAAAAATTTAACTAGAAAAGCAGGGGATCATCCACCCAAAACCGAAGGGGGATTAACACGGCCTCATCTAGCTAGCTCATGAACAACTACATTCGACTCCCTATTACAATGCTAAATAGTCACCTTCCTGAACTCTTTCAGAGTATTCCTACAATCTTCAAGTATAGGAGCTGTCACCATATCCCACCATAGTGTGTCCTTCATTAAGCTTCAGAGCTTCTACCACAATGATAGTATCCATTCGCACCATGATATTAGAGCAACCGGCGACATGGCACAATTTTAATCCCTCAAGGAGTGTTGCTGCCTCCACGGTACCACATCCGCAACATGTTCAAACTTTGTTGTGCCCGCAGAAATAAAGCTCCCTCGATTATCACGAATGATCATGCCACATGAACCAAAAAACTCATCAGCAGAAAAAAATGCATCAACGTTCACTACCTGCTGCCCCGCCATGGCAACCGGCCATTTATTCAGTCTTGTAGTAGTAGAAGGTTTCATTGCTGCTCGGACGCAGTTCGTTCAAGATTAGTGCCACAATCACTGGGCCTGTCCTGCCTGGTGTCTGAACCTCTTCCCGTCGAACTATCTGCCGTCTCTGCCACCACAAGTACCAGCAAGCCGCTGCAATTATTTCTGGAAGTACTATGGCCTCCATATATGTCCGTTGTAGTGACTCATCACATAGTAAAAACTCAAATATGGCCGCACCGGCCTCGCAAATACTGTAGGACACTGGGATATTGTTCCGATATGGCGATTATGCAAGACGCAGTAGCTCGGTATAGCATTGTGTAGGCACCTCCAAACAAATATTTTAATCTTTCCCGGCAGCTTCAGCTTCCAAAGTTTGCGTGTGCAGTTAGTTTTCCACCGCTTGGGTAGGCATTCCTTTGCTTAAAGTACACGTGGGAATATGTACTCATCGTGTGGAGTTAGTTTACCACCGATGCACGCTACGTAGCGGCTTGGTCTATATACAGATATGCAGAACGCACTCCATCACGAACTCATTCACGCACGATCTAGCTAGAGTTTGGACGAGGATGTGCAGCTGCGGTAGGGCGTTCAGCCACGACCAGCAGCTGCACATCCGCGTCCAAGCGCTAGCTAGGATCGTCAACAACGGCCGGCAGCAGGACATCCATGTACGTGGAGGTTAATCCTGATAGGCGACGCCGAGTTCAGGAAGGAGAACCTGACGGGGGTGTTCGAGGTGGAGGTGGTACTCGTCTTGCAGAAGTCAAGTGCAAGCTCGCTCCGGCCGGCAGATAAGAACTGTAAGCGGCTACGATTGGTGGCTTTTCTTATATTATTAGCTATGTCATACTCTCTCCGTTCTAAAATTCTTGttttagatatggatgtatctagtcaTATTTTAGAGTTAAATACATTCATATATAGACAAATACTACtgtataagacaagaattttgggacggaggtaataGATAATTTCAGATGTGTGGTTAAAACTGTGTCCAGGATAATTTCAGATGTGTGCTTAAAAGTGTGTCCAAACATTGAAACACAGACAATGTATGGAACGAGACTCTGGTTTTGGGCACTATTTTAGATGCATAGAACATCAGGACATCAGCTGTGAGTTGAGGAAAATACTGATGTCCACGACCATACAGTTCAATAACAGTCTGAAAAGGCCTTGTCATGCATTGTACATATGTGTGCGTGAGACTGCTTGCTAACCCATAATCTGATACGCTTTTTGATGTATGTTGTGTATGGTTTAATCAAGAGACCATTTAAATCATACTGTGATAGCCGGTTCGCTAATATGCTTGTGAAAATTGACATGGTTTTTTTTTAGCAGAGGCCACATTTCATATGACTAAACTTACAAAGGTATGAGGCCAAATGAAATTGCATGTTGAGACAGCATAAAGCAAGATGTGGACAGAGTGATAGTAGAGTATGCACCGTAATATTACatgtttccaccaaaatttgaagacATGGAGTGGAATATGAGCAATGTACTCTTGGTTCTGTTGACACGAGAGTTTGTAAATCCAATCAAGAAAAACTGATTATATTGCAGGAAACCGACTCTCCTTTTAACCCCAAGTACTCACCTCTGCAGCGGCAATGCTTCGATTTGATCCAGCTAATAGTTGTATGAAGCAGGAACAAACACATCATGTTCAGAGTCATCAAAATACACACCAGCTCAGTGATTATGGGGAAACTGAGAATAGGGTTGGTAGTATGCTCCATCCTTGCAGCTCTGAAAGTGGAGGCGAACAAAAACACTGTCCAGAAATGCTGGCCTGTTTAATCACTCAGTATGAAATAATGATACAGAAAACATCTGGACCGAAAATGCATCCAGAAGTCCTCAATAAAAATTAGATCAAAACACCCGTCAAAAAATTAGATCAAAACAGTGGGACCCAGTACTATGGCTTTAGTTTTGGTTTCCAGTTCTCCTCCTTGCAACGCCGCTGATCAATAATCATTGACTCGAAAACAGACAGAACATCATCCAAACCCATCTCATCCTCTCCAAGTTTCTTCATGGTGATAACTATGCTCTCAATGGTCGACAAGCACCCGGCCTTTGGCTCCTGCCTCACCTTGCTGTACAAGCTAACCTTATCTGATTCTAGCTTCACGTGTGGCAGAAGTTGTAGCCATGGATTCTCATGGTACATCCGCTGCGCCTTTGCCCAGGTGCCATCCAACACAATCAAATGTTTCACCTGACAATCTAAAGCATCAAGGCTGATTGCACCCTGGCATGGAAATAGCAGAGCTGCGTGTGGCGGTATGGTGATGGAAAATTCCTCGAACTCCGAGACTTCACCTGTACGTCTGGACTTGTTCTTTTGTATTTTCGTGACAGTAAAGCCATTCGAGACAGCTCCTTGGCCAACAGAACCTCTGCACAACCATCTGATTTTGGGCTTTACGCCGCGCTCAATGTCAATCCTGAGTTCCGTTTCTGTATAAGCAACAGAGTACTTTTCCATATTTTCCACGGTCCAACCTTCTCCAGTAACAGCACCAACTTCAACATTTTCAGTGCAAATACCATTAATTGAGGTAGTTTCAACTAAAGGGTGAGGCAGATCAGCATGTACCTTATTTGTCACAGATGTCTCACTTCTGTGTTGGCCTTCAGCATTAACGGCATCAGCTACATGGCTTTCCGACTGATTTGCGGCTGAGACTGGCATTTCAAAATCTCCAGCATGTTCATTGCTTTTCGCCTTCTCGAATCTGAAACACTCATCACCATTAGAGTCACATTCAATGCCACCGCCAACTTCTCGATCCAGATCAGAGGAAACACCATTGCTTATTTCCCCATTATCTAATCCTTCACCACCAGCTTGCCTAGAGATTGCAATAGTGGCATTTTCCTCACCCAAATGACCACCGCAAGGACTGATCCCCACATTTTCAGCATCACTGGACTTTGCATGATTCAATCCTTTGCCTTGGCTTGGCTCGAAACCATCACCATCTTGTATGCCGGTCTGCCCAGAAACAACCGAACCATCATGATTTCCGGCAAGGCCGGCGCCAACATCAGTTTCTCCGTCAGCAAGATTCGAGGCCGCGGCGCCGCCGAGCGTCCTGAGGAGGAAGCTGGCGCGGTGGTTGACGTCGGTGACTTGGGTGACGGAGAGGTTGCGGAGGCCGAGGCGGGCAACGCGGATGGAGCTGAGCGGGTGCCGGACCTCCATGGTGTGCTGCAGCACGGTGACGCCGACGGTGGTGTCGAGCGGGGGGCCGCGGAGGCGGCCGCAGAGGCAGACGCTCAGGGGCTTGGTGCAGACGGCGCACATGGGGCGGCGCTGGCCAGGCTCCCGGCGATGCGGGTCGCTCTGGCCCTCGCGCGCCGCCATGGGTGACGAGGTGGGGGGTCGGTTGAGTTGCTGCTGGGTTGGGGGGTGGCGGCTGTCCGGCGGTTTGAGAGTCTAGGGTTTTGGAAGGGGGCCTTTTGCGGAATCGCTTTGGAGGCAAATCCAGTTTGCCGTTTATTGCCGCAAATTGTCGACCAATTGCATGCACACATAGCCAGGgtcaatgggccggcccaattaagttaggttagttccGATTTCTGGAATATTTTGGTCTTCTTTTTTTCGGTCTTTGGAATATTctagaaagttttattccatttttacgttttttattttcttgtttctcTACTGATTTTCACCTCTTTATTAATTTCTAACTTttttggtcgcgagatcttatagGTTTCACCACTagtctaccccaacttgtttgggactaaaggtcttgttcttgttcttgttgttgttgttgttgttgttgttgttgttgtattgatTTTTAACTTTatgttttttcctgtttttctttTCTGGTTTTTATTTTCCTTAAACAGTTTCTGGAATTTaaaatcatcaagtttcttggaaaaCTTTCAAATTTAAAGAACACCAATTTTAATCATAATTTTATAAAAATATTCCCATCATTTATTATTTTCTTAATTTTAAAAAATGGTCGCTTTTAAAAAATCAGGTATTTTCACAAACCAAAGAGAAAACCAAGTAAAACTAATTAAAAACTGGAGAGAGAAAAACCCAGAGGAATTACTCGCTATAGCATTGAGCGCTAAATCTGACGGTTCATCGGAACGCCCTATGCGAAAGGTAGACATATTGACGCAAAGAGCATCACATAGAAGCTCTCCGGCCTTGGATGTAGTAAAAAAAGTG is a window of Triticum dicoccoides isolate Atlit2015 ecotype Zavitan chromosome 2B, WEW_v2.0, whole genome shotgun sequence DNA encoding:
- the LOC119365678 gene encoding uncharacterized protein LOC119365678, which translates into the protein MAAREGQSDPHRREPGQRRPMCAVCTKPLSVCLCGRLRGPPLDTTVGVTVLQHTMEVRHPLSSIRVARLGLRNLSVTQVTDVNHRASFLLRTLGGAAASNLADGETDVGAGLAGNHDGSVVSGQTGIQDGDGFEPSQGKGLNHAKSSDAENVGISPCGGHLGEENATIAISRQAGGEGLDNGEISNGVSSDLDREVGGGIECDSNGDECFRFEKAKSNEHAGDFEMPVSAANQSESHVADAVNAEGQHRSETSVTNKVHADLPHPLVETTSINGICTENVEVGAVTGEGWTVENMEKYSVAYTETELRIDIERGVKPKIRWLCRGSVGQGAVSNGFTVTKIQKNKSRRTGEVSEFEEFSITIPPHAALLFPCQGAISLDALDCQVKHLIVLDGTWAKAQRMYHENPWLQLLPHVKLESDKVSLYSKVRQEPKAGCLSTIESIVITMKKLGEDEMGLDDVLSVFESMIIDQRRCKEENWKPKLKP